CCACTCAGGATGGCGGATTTTTATTAGCCGGAACATCGTATTCAGGAAAAGGACTGGATAAAAAAGAAGATTCCAAAGGAGGATCCGATATCTGGCTGATCCGAATCAATGAATTTGGCGATGAATTATGGCAGAAAACTTTGGGAAGTTCTTCTGATGAAGAAGCCAGAGCGGTGATTCAAACCACGGATTTAGGATTTTTTGTAGCCGGATCCTTCGTCTCCGCTCAAGAAGGATATGGTTCAAAAGATATTACTGTCACAAAACTCGACAAAGACGGAAAAGAATTATCTCAATTAATTCTAGGGGGAAAAGGGTTAGATGAAGTCGAAAAAATGATTCCCACCCGTGACGGAGGAGCCTTACTGGGAATTTACTCAAGAAGCTCATCTGTTAAAACAAATAATCAGCAATCAACGATCAACACTAATATTCCGTCTGACAGACCTGCAACCCATACCCTGTTATCTGCAACCTCAAAGCAAAGCGACAACTTCGGTGAAGGCGACTACTGGATTGTCAAACTCGACAAAAACGGAAAAGTAGAATGGGAAAAGAACTTTGGAGGAAAAGCTGATGATCATATCAGAACCCTGGCGTTGACTTCAAATGGCTTTGTGATTGGGGGTGAATCCAGATCAGAAAGATCCGGGAATAAAACGGTAGGCCTGGAAGAAGGAACAGACCTCTGGCTGATTTCCCTAAATGAAAGGGGCGAAGAACAATGGCAGAAGTCCTACAATTTTGGAAACCGTGATGTGCTGATGGGAATGAGTGTGATTCAGAGCCAAGATGCAGGAACCAAGAATCAAGATTTTACCAAAGGAATATTGCTGGGAGGGTATACTCAGGCTGAAGGAAGAATAGAAAAGGATGATGAAACATTTTGGCTCCTGTACATTGACCAGTTAGGGAACGAAGCATGGAGAAAACACGTGAATGGAAAATCGAGACAAAAAGAGGAAAGACTTTCCGACATAAAGCTGAACAGAGACGGCTCTATTATTCTGGCCGGAACCAGTGCAGAAGAACTGGGGAAAGAAAACTGGAAGATTGTAAAGCTGGGCGATCAACAAGTGGATCAGCTTATTGAAAAATACGACATCAAGATTTATCCAAATCCAGTATCTGATTATGCTTATGTTGAAATCGGCTTTGATTTCAAGGATGCTGACATTCTGTTGTATGATATGTCTGG
This region of Chryseobacterium culicis genomic DNA includes:
- a CDS encoding T9SS type A sorting domain-containing protein produces the protein MKKNYLSAFTLCTILGVSAQEVVWQKDLKSSTQDFLSQVTTTIDQQYLITGSSIPSGSGKLEAGSKQNNGYDFHLVKLNQQGQEVWEKYFSGFNHDYLSATVTTQDGGFLLAGTSYSGKGLDKKEDSKGGSDIWLIRINEFGDELWQKTLGSSSDEEARAVIQTTDLGFFVAGSFVSAQEGYGSKDITVTKLDKDGKELSQLILGGKGLDEVEKMIPTRDGGALLGIYSRSSSVKTNNQQSTINTNIPSDRPATHTLLSATSKQSDNFGEGDYWIVKLDKNGKVEWEKNFGGKADDHIRTLALTSNGFVIGGESRSERSGNKTVGLEEGTDLWLISLNERGEEQWQKSYNFGNRDVLMGMSVIQSQDAGTKNQDFTKGILLGGYTQAEGRIEKDDETFWLLYIDQLGNEAWRKHVNGKSRQKEERLSDIKLNRDGSIILAGTSAEELGKENWKIVKLGDQQVDQLIEKYDIKIYPNPVSDYAYVEIGFDFKDADILLYDMSGRQLQNLKTTNKVTKINTQALVQGAYLVTIKTDTNKTANAKLIKQ